GCCCGAGAAAGGTCAGGAACTCGTCCCGGCGCAGCGCGAGGTCGACGCTCTCGACCGCGACATAGCCGCCGTAACTCTTCTTGACGCCGCTCAGTTCGAGGACCGGTTGCCCCACGCCATTGCCAACAGCCATCACGTTCGTTCGACTCCCGTCCGTCGCCTGAGGATCGATTCGACAAGCAGCGCCACCAGCGCGAAGGCGAAGCAGAGCGAGGCGATCGCCGCGATGGTCGGATCCATGTCGCCCCGGATGTTCGACCACATCTGCACCGCGACCGGCCGGACCCGGGCCGAGCTGACGAACAGCGAGACGATCAGTTCGTCGAACGAGGCGACCGCGGCGAACAGCAGGCCGGACAGGATCGCCGGCAGCAGCAGCGGCAAGGTCACGCGTCGGAACGCCTGGAACGGCGGTGCGCCGAGCGTCGCGGCCGCGTCCTCGAGCCTGGGGTCGAGCGTCCGCAAGGCCGAACTGACGGTGGCCACGACATAGGGCATGGTGATGATGACATGGCCGATGATCAGGCCGGTCAGCGTGCCGTTCAGCCCGAGCCCGCGATAGGCGCCGAACAGCGCGGCGGCCGTGATGATGCCGGGCACGATGATCGGCAGCATCAGCGCCGCGCCGATGACCGACGCGCCGGGGATCCGGCCGCGCACCAGCGCATAGGCGGCGGCGGTGCCGAGCAGGGTCGCGAGGGTCGCCGACGGGATCAGGATCTGGATGCTGACGGTCAGGGCGTCGGTCCAGGCCGGATCGTTGAACAGGTTGCGGTACCAGCGCAGCGACAGCCCGGGCGGCGGGAACTGCAGGAACGACGCGGCGCTGAACGAGATGATCACCACGATCACCAGCGGCGCGATCAGGTAGAGCGCGACGGCGACGCAGATCGCGCCGCGCAGGGTGCGCCAACGGTCGAGGCCATCGCCCTTCATCGCGCCACCGCCTTCAGCCCGACGGTCAGCTGGAGCAGCAGGAGCATCACGCCCGACACGGCGAGCAGCAGCAGCGACAGGGCGCCGGCCATGCCCCAATTGCCGAATTGCGCGATCTGATCCTGGATCAGCTGGGCGATCATGGTCTGGCGCGGCCCGCCGAGCATGGCCGGTGTGACGTAATAACCAAGCGTCGAGATGAACACGAGGGTTGCCCCGGTCAATAGCCCCGGCATGGTCAGCGGCAGATAGACCCGCCAGAACGCCCGGATCGGCCCGGCGCCCAGCGTCAGCGCGGCCTGCATATAGGCCGGATCGATCCGGAGCATGGCGGCATGCAGGGGGAAGATGACGAAGGGCAGCAGCACCTGGACGGCACCGACCAGCAGGCCCGTCATGTTGTAGAGCAAGGGCAGCGGTTCGGCGCTGAGGCCAAGGCCGACCAGCATGGTGTTCAGCGGGCCGTTCCGCTGCAACAGAATGACATTGGCGAAGGTGCGCACCAGCAGGCTGGTCCAGAACGGCACCAGCACGATGAAGATCAGCCAGCGCCGCAGCCGCGCCGAGCCATGGGTCATGGCGTGGGCCACGGGAAAGCCGAGCAGGACGCAGATCGGCGTTGCCGTGGCGCTGATCATGACCGTGTTCCACAGGACCTGCAGGAAGCCGCGCCGCTCCCACAGGTCGGCGAAGTTCTGCAGCCCCACCTGCGGCTGGGTGAAGGCCCGTGACAGCAAGAGCCCGACCGGGCTGACGAAGGCAACGATCAACAGCAGGACGGCCGGCGCGAGCAGGAAAACCCGCCGGTCGAAGCGGCCGGCCGGGCCGGTCGCCGCCCGTTCGCGGCCCGCCGGACGTGCCGGCGGAGCCTCGCCTTGGTGCGGCATCAGGGCGCCCGAGGTGCTCACGGCGGATCAGGCCAGCTTCCAGGCGGCCCAGCGCTCCTGCAGCTTTTTCAGATTGTCGCGCCAATATTCGGCATTGATGACGAAGCCGCGCTTGAGGTTGTCGGGTGCGGTCGACAGCCAGGGTGTGATCTGTGGATCGACCGCGCCGAAGGCCGCCGGATTGGTCGGCGCATAGGCGATCATATTGGCGAGCTTCGCCTGGTTCTCCGGCAAGGTCATCACGTCGATCAGGCGCATCGCCGCGTCGCGGTTGCGGCTGCCGCGGGGCACGACGAGATAGTCGATCGACTGGATGTTCTGCTCCCAGGAAATCGCGATCGGCGCGCCCTTTTTGGCCGCGTCATAGGCTCGGCCGTTGAGGATCAGGCCGAGATTGACCTCGCCGTCGACGAACAGCTGCTGCGACTGCGAGTTCGTGCTCCAGAAGATGGTCTGCGACTTGATCGTGTCGAGCTTGCGCAGCGCGCGCTCGACATCCAGCGGATAGAGCTGGTCCGGCGCGACGCCATCGGCCATCAGGGCTGCCTCGACGGTCGCCACGACATTGTCGCCGAGCGTCCGCTTGCCCGGAAAGCGCCTGAGGTCGAAGACATCGGCCCAGGTCTTGGGCGTTTCCCGCCCGGCGAAAGCCTTGGTGCTGTAGCCGATATTGTAGGACCAGGCGATGCAGCCGATGCCATAGTCGTGGACGAAGCGCGGATCGATCCGGCTGGTGTCGACGATGCCGCGGTCGATCTTTTCGAACAGGCGGTCGCCGACCCCGGCATAGAGGAAGTCGATGGTGACGTCGGCGACGTCCCAGTCGGGTGCGCCGCCCTCGATCATGGCGCGAAACTTGGCCGCGTTCATCGGGCCGTCCTGGACCACGCGGGCGCCGGTCAGTTGTGCGAAGGGATCGCAATAGCTGACCTTCTGGGCGTCCTGGTAAGCGCCGCCCCAACTGGCGAAGACCAGCGTCTTGCCCCGGAATTCGCCCGAGGTCTGCGCCTGCACGGGCAGGCCGCCGCCGAGCGCCATGGCGCCGCCCCATCCGAGCGAGGCCTGCAAGACCTTGCGGCGCGTCAGCCGTCCATGAGAAGTCGCCATCGTCCTGTTCCCCTTGTGTGTTGACGAGACCGGCAGCTTGGCTTTTTGGTTTGGCTGCCGACCGGCAAGGCGCATTGTCAGTTCTGCAGATTTTCTCGAAGCGTGCGGCCGGCATATTCGGTCCGGAACAGGCCGCGCTTTTGCAGTTCAGGCACCACGCTGCGGCAGAACTGCTCGAACATTCCGGGAAACATGGTCGGCGCCAGCACGAAGCCGTCGCAGAAGCCGGTCTCGAACGTCTCCTCGAGCCAATCGGCGACGGTTGTCGCGGTGCCCACCAGTTCGCGTCCGGTGCCGCGCTTGACCGCCGCCTGGGCGAGCGTCAGCCCATCGGCCTTCATGGTCTGGCGCAGGATGTCCTCGGTTCCCTTCATGCCCTGGTTGCCCTGCAGGCCGGCCAGCGAAACATCGGATTTCAGCTTGGTCAGGTCCGCGCCGAGCCCGCTCGACGAGGCGGCGACGCTCAGCTCCGGATCGATCAGGCTGTTGAGATAGTCGGCCCGCTCGCGTGCAATCGATTCGGTTTCTCCGAGCACGACCGAAACCGCCGGCAGGATCGCGCATTCCGACGGCGGGCGGCCGCGCTTCTCCATGCGCGATTTCACGTCCTGATAGAATTCGCGCATCTCGTCGCGGCCGCGCTGAATGGTGAAGATGACCTCGGCCCAGCGGGCGGCGAACTCGCGCCCGCGGTCCGAGCTGCCGGCCTGCATGATGACGGGGCGGCCCTGGGGGCTGCGCGGGATCGACAGCGGACCGCGCGTCTTGACCCAGCGGCCCTGATAATTGGCGTAGTGAACCTTGGCCGGGTCGGCCAGGACGCCGGCCTGCTTGTCGAGCACGAAGGCATCCGCGTCCCAGCTGTTCCACAGCGCGAAACAGGCTTCCAAGGCCTCGTCCGCCCGATCGTAGCGCTCGTCGCGCGGCGGCAATTCGTCCATGCCGGCATTGCGGGCCTCGAGGTCGGTCGCCGAGGTGACGACGTTCCAGGCGACCCGGCCCTTGCTCATGACGTCGAGCGAGCCGAGCCAGCGGGCCAGGTGATAGGGCGTGTGAAAGCTGCTCGACAGGGTCGCGCCGAGGCCGAGATGCCGGG
This portion of the Phreatobacter stygius genome encodes:
- a CDS encoding polyamine ABC transporter substrate-binding protein, whose amino-acid sequence is MATSHGRLTRRKVLQASLGWGGAMALGGGLPVQAQTSGEFRGKTLVFASWGGAYQDAQKVSYCDPFAQLTGARVVQDGPMNAAKFRAMIEGGAPDWDVADVTIDFLYAGVGDRLFEKIDRGIVDTSRIDPRFVHDYGIGCIAWSYNIGYSTKAFAGRETPKTWADVFDLRRFPGKRTLGDNVVATVEAALMADGVAPDQLYPLDVERALRKLDTIKSQTIFWSTNSQSQQLFVDGEVNLGLILNGRAYDAAKKGAPIAISWEQNIQSIDYLVVPRGSRNRDAAMRLIDVMTLPENQAKLANMIAYAPTNPAAFGAVDPQITPWLSTAPDNLKRGFVINAEYWRDNLKKLQERWAAWKLA
- a CDS encoding LLM class flavin-dependent oxidoreductase; protein product: MQRRQMHLIAYLKTGPTAMHVGGWRHPESTLNDILDPSRYEHIARVLEAARFDGCFFADLFGLYDIHGGSFDAYVRRGGQISFLDPTVVLPVMAAATRHLGLGATLSSSFHTPYHLARWLGSLDVMSKGRVAWNVVTSATDLEARNAGMDELPPRDERYDRADEALEACFALWNSWDADAFVLDKQAGVLADPAKVHYANYQGRWVKTRGPLSIPRSPQGRPVIMQAGSSDRGREFAARWAEVIFTIQRGRDEMREFYQDVKSRMEKRGRPPSECAILPAVSVVLGETESIARERADYLNSLIDPELSVAASSSGLGADLTKLKSDVSLAGLQGNQGMKGTEDILRQTMKADGLTLAQAAVKRGTGRELVGTATTVADWLEETFETGFCDGFVLAPTMFPGMFEQFCRSVVPELQKRGLFRTEYAGRTLRENLQN
- a CDS encoding ABC transporter permease — translated: MKGDGLDRWRTLRGAICVAVALYLIAPLVIVVIISFSAASFLQFPPPGLSLRWYRNLFNDPAWTDALTVSIQILIPSATLATLLGTAAAYALVRGRIPGASVIGAALMLPIIVPGIITAAALFGAYRGLGLNGTLTGLIIGHVIITMPYVVATVSSALRTLDPRLEDAAATLGAPPFQAFRRVTLPLLLPAILSGLLFAAVASFDELIVSLFVSSARVRPVAVQMWSNIRGDMDPTIAAIASLCFAFALVALLVESILRRRTGVERT
- a CDS encoding ABC transporter permease — encoded protein: MSTSGALMPHQGEAPPARPAGRERAATGPAGRFDRRVFLLAPAVLLLIVAFVSPVGLLLSRAFTQPQVGLQNFADLWERRGFLQVLWNTVMISATATPICVLLGFPVAHAMTHGSARLRRWLIFIVLVPFWTSLLVRTFANVILLQRNGPLNTMLVGLGLSAEPLPLLYNMTGLLVGAVQVLLPFVIFPLHAAMLRIDPAYMQAALTLGAGPIRAFWRVYLPLTMPGLLTGATLVFISTLGYYVTPAMLGGPRQTMIAQLIQDQIAQFGNWGMAGALSLLLLAVSGVMLLLLQLTVGLKAVAR